A stretch of Pangasianodon hypophthalmus isolate fPanHyp1 chromosome 9, fPanHyp1.pri, whole genome shotgun sequence DNA encodes these proteins:
- the LOC113529553 gene encoding LOW QUALITY PROTEIN: uncharacterized protein LOC113529553 (The sequence of the model RefSeq protein was modified relative to this genomic sequence to represent the inferred CDS: inserted 2 bases in 1 codon) produces MGRKAADTTNPVPALGGRGVLSQKWGPLCSVGVQTSPGLRXPSLKRRSQPTGTACGNSVPVETMSLDRAKPPLGQFRNCTSKVTQDETSQDGSVYCQIKSIQTNPNQSGCRGNFKGNPRFINGSVVASELLEGVCSEGVETGEVSSQREPEMRIPRRGQSLKGEKTCPTVQCGSVRSYATHPRPCRIMTSSRPCTTCGRKLQAPSCMAPACRKRETSQIQASMTLPMPPRKEVPRLQKQQSTDRYPTHTSHTSITYTQAGSTHKENALDKSDRTTLMNHAHPQNKICNKNSATIQISTNSCKRKTSEHQQTHKLQIGTLTNKTQPTESIAAQKQHAPKDVQLTAEYTNNQTYATIASAPSSVSATPKPPPPVLSIGSDSQTTPTLPPKNASHCKPSEQTTKLASPEIQNGSETKATSQTQPPNLEPKTAMAPETKPQLVDYQPLRKNLTEAQIPLCNGVPSALHGLLQNIEENLLSNQEKIKVLLNVIQDLEKSKAMSEGRCSYRTGQDINNCSTCQKTACIIYSVEHDFRLQEGRFHSVLEALDMEYDVPSFPKTDPSRPRNKNRIKKLRKKCFWWL; encoded by the exons ATGGGCCGAAAGGCAGCTGATACAACTAATCCAGTGCCAGCACTGGGAGGGCGAGGAGTTCTGTCACAGAAATGGGGACCTCTTTGCAGTGTGGGGGTGCAGACATCACCGGGACTACG TCCCTCTTTAAAGAGGAGGAGTCAGCCAACAGGGACAGCCTGTGGGAATTCTGTCCCTGTGGAAACCATGTCTCTAGACAGAGCGAAGCCCCCTTTAGGGCAATTTCGGAACTGCACAAGCAAAGTAACCCAGGATGAGACGTCACAAGACGGCAGTGTCTACTGCCAGATCAAATCTATCCAAACAAACCCCAACCAGTCAGGATGCAGGGGAAATTTCAAAGGGAACCCTCGCTTCATCAATGGCAGCGTAGTAGCATCTGAATTGTTAGAAGGGGTCTGTAGTGAGGGGGTGGAGACAGGAGAAGTGAGTAGTCAAAGAGAGCCTGAAATGAGAATTCCGAGGCGGGGTCAATCACTAAAAGGGGAGAAGACATGCCCTACAGTACAGTGTGGGAGTGTGAGGTCATATGCCACACACCCCCGACCTTGCCGTATAATGACATCATCCAGACCATGCACAACATGTGGACGAAAATTACAAGCTCCATCCTGCATGGCACCTGCATGCCGTAAACGAGAGACCAGTCAGATTCAAGCAAGCATGACCCTTCCAATGCCACCTAGAAAAGAAGTGCCCAGACTGCAGAAGCAGCAGTCTACAGACAGATACCCAactcacacttcacacacatctATCACTTACACTCAAGCTGGGAGCACACACAAAGAGAACGCTCTTGATAAAAGTGACAGAACCACACTCATGAACCATGCTCACCCACAGAACAAAATATGTAACAAAAACTCTGCAACTATACAAATATCTACAAATTCATGTAAACGAAAAACATCAGAACACCAACAAACCCACAAATTACAGATAGGAACactgacaaataaaacacagccaACGGAATCAATAGCAGCTCAAAAACAACATGCTCCAAAAGATGTACAGCTCACAGCAGAGTACACGAATAACCAAACTTATGCAACTATTGCATCTGCGCCTTCATCTGTCTCCGCCACCCCTAAACCACCTCCCCCTGTGCTTTCTATTGGATCAGACTCACAAACCACACCCACTCTTCCACCTAAAAATGCCTCCCATTGCAAACCTTCAGAGCAAACAACAAAACTGGCATCACCAGAGATTCAGAATGGCTCAGAGACCAAAGCAACATCCCAAACCCAACCCCCCAACCTAGAACCGAAAACTGCTATGGCCCCAGAAACCAAACCACAACTGGTAGACTATCAGCCTCTACGGAAGAACCTGACAGAAGCACAGATCCCGCTGTGCAATGGGGTGCCATCAGCACTACATGGACTACTGCAGAACATAGAGGAGAACCTGCTATCCAACCAAGAGAAGATTAAGGTTCTTCTCAACGTCATTCAGGACCTGGAGAAGAGCAAGGCCATGAGTGAAGG ACGCTGTTCTTACAGAACAGGGCAGGACATCAACAACTGCTCGACCTGCCAGAAAACAGCCTGCATCATTTACAG